A window of Stutzerimonas stutzeri genomic DNA:
ACTGCCGCTGGCGTCCGATTGGTGTCACATCGCTGCTTGCCCGCGTGGGCATGTGGCTGAACAACAGATAGATCCCACAGGCAGATACGACTAAGGGCAATAGCTGGTTGAGCCAGCTCGCCGGCATGAACTGCGCGAGAACTGCACCGAGTGCCGCTCCGATTGCGGTGCCGGCAAGCGCGCGGCGCCATAACCCGGGCTCGAACAGGCGACGGCGATAGAAGGTATAGCTGGCGGTGGCCGAGCCGAAGGTAGCGCACAACTTGTTGGTACCCAGCACAAGATGTGGCGGCAGCCCCGCAGTCAGTAACGCGGGGATAGTCAGCAGCCCGCCACCGCCAGCGATGGCGTCGATGAATCCGGCAGTGAAGGCTACGGCGAACAGAATTACCAGTGTCGAAGGGTCGAGCGCGAGCTCAAGCGCGAAGGGCATGCGGGCCTCGATGGGCTGAAGGACAGCGCAGGATAGTGCGGCTGTCATGCTGGCGAAAGTGGAGAGATTGAACGACCGGCGTCCAGCTCTGCACCAAGAACAACGTCAGCCCGTGACCGGCGTCCCATGCCGGTGCTGGCTGTGTCGAAGGCTGCTGCGGATAATGTCGCACCCAATGAAAAGGACGCTTGGCTATGCAATATATCGGGCTCGCGATCGTGATCGCGTTACTGGCTGTGATCGTATTGCTGGTAGCGCTGCGTTTGCTGCTGGGGGGCACCTGGCTGATGGGCTGGCTGCGTGGAACCTGCGGTTTCGTTGTCCTTGCCCTTGCTGGACTAATCGCCATGCTTGGCTACGACGTCAGTACCTACACTGCGCTGCCGAGCGAGGAACCGCTGGTCACCCTGAGTTTTCACGCCCAGGCCCCGCAACGTTATGAAGTCCGGCTTGAGCAAGGGAACAAGACACGCACGGCAACACTGGAGGGCGATCTTTGGCAGCTAGACTTGCATGTGCTCCGCTGGAAAAGCCTCGCCGAGCTGATCGGACTGGAGTCAGGTTATCGACTGGAGCGGCTCTCCGGACGCTATCTCGCTGTCGAACAGCAGAACCTTTCGCGCCATGGCCGCGTTTTGCTGAGCGAGAAGCCTCTGGGTGTAGACATCTGGCAAACACTTGAACTCGGGCAGCGCGACATGCATCTGTTCGATGCGCAGCTGTTGCGCGTGGATTACATGCCGATCGCCGATGGCGCCGCATATGCTGTGGAGCTCGCTCCGACAGGGCTGATCGCCAGGCCGACGAACGCCGCGGCGACCGAGGCGCTGAAGAACTGGTAGCTGATAGCTGGAAAACAAGAAGGGAGCCGTTAGGCTCCCTTCTTGTTTATCCCAGAACGCGTCAGGCCAGATAACCGCCATCAACGTTGAGCGACACGCCCGTGGTGTAGCTGGACGCATCACTGGCCAGATAGAGCACAGCACCGGCCATTTCGCTCGGTTGGGCGACACGGCTTAGGGGAATGTGCTGCAGCGCCATTTGCAGGATCGAGTCGTTCTTGACCAGCGCCGAGGCGAACTTGGTGTCGGTCAGGCCCGGCAGTAGGGCATTGCAGCGAATGCCGAATTGCGCGCATTCCTTGGCGAAAGCCTTGGTCATGTTGATCACAGCGCCCTTGGTGATCGAATAAATGCCCTGGAAGTTGCCCGGCGTGACGCCATTGATGGAGGCGACGTTGATGATGCTGCCGCCCCCGTTCTCGCGCATCAGCTTGCCGGCCTCAACAGACATGTAGAAATAGCCGCGGATGTTCACGTCGACGGTCTTCTGGAAGGCCGACACATCGGTGTCGAGGATGTGGCAGAACTGCGGATTGGTTGCGGCGTTGTTGACCAGGATATCGAGGCGGCCGAACTGTTCGCGGATCTGGGCGAAAACTGCCTGGATCTGCTCCATCTCACCGATGTGGCAGGCGACTGGAGTGGCTTTCCCGCCAGCGGCCACGATCGCGTCGGCCACTGCCTGGCATCCCTCGATCTTGCGGCTGGATACGATCACGTGGGCGCCTTGCTGGGCGAGCAACTTGGCGATGGCTTCGCCGATCCCGCGGCTGGCTCCGGAAACGAAAGCGATCTTTCCGTCTAGGTCGAACAGGGTTGTCTTGGACATTGGGCGTTCCTCTTTTCTTGTTCGTTCCCGTGGCGGCCACGGGTCTTGGTTTGGCTTCAGAGCCTCGACTGCCCGATCACTTGCAGTGCCCGTTGTTCGAGCAGCTTGTTCATGTGAATGAACTGGGCAAAACGTTGGTCTTGGGTCTGGCCGTGATAGAAGCGGTAGTAGATCTGCTGGACGATTCCGGCCAGGCGAAACAGGCCATAGGTGTAGTAGAAATCGATGCAGGGAATTTCGATGCCGGCGCGCTGGGCGTAGTAGTCAACGAAGCCCTGGCGGGTATGCATACCAGGCAGATGGCTTGGTTGCCGACGCATCGCCTGCATCGGCTGGGGATCATCGGCTTCGATCCAGTAGGCCAACGTATTGCCCAGATCCATCAGCGGATCGCCAATGGTGGTCATTTCCCAGTCCAGTACACCGATGATTTCCATCGGGTTGTCCGGGTTGAGAATGACGTTGTCGAAGCGGTAGTCGTTGTGAATGATCCCAGGTTTGGGATGATCGGCCGGCATCTTGTCTTTCAGCCAGGCTTTGACCGCATCCCAAGCGGGCGCATCGGGAGTGATTGCGCGCTCATAGCGCTCGCTCCAACCCTCGATCTGGCGCTTCACATACCCTTCTGGCTTGCCTAGATCACCGAGGCCACAGGCCTGGTAATCAACGTTATGCAGGTCGACGAACTTGTCGATGAAGCTCTCGCAGAGGGCGCGGGTCTGGGCTTCGTCAAAGTTCAGCTCAGGCGGCAGTTCGGAGCGCAGGATGATCCCATTGACGCGCTCCATGACGTAGAACTCGGCCCCTATCACCGACTCGTCGGTGCAGTAGACGTAGGCCTTCGGGCAATAGGGAAAGCCCTCGTTGAGCTGGTTGAGGATGCGAAATTCTCGGCCCATGTCGTGGGCGGATTTCGCTTTATGGCCGAAGGGAGGGCGGCGCAAAACCAGATCGACGCCAGGGTATTGCAACAGGTAGGTCAGATTCGAGGCGCCGCCGGGGAACTGGGAAATCTGCAGTTCACCGTCCAGGCCAGGGATGTGCGCCTTCAGGTATCGGTCGATGATCTCGATCGGCAGATCCTCGCCTTCTCGGACGCGGGTGGTTTGATCTGTAAGCGCCATTGTTATCCCTTCTACTTATGCTCGGTGCCCAAGATGATTCAGTAATCTAATGTGGGAGATGCTCCAGACCAAGCGATGCCCGCTGTTATTGGTCGGAGTGTTGCCTATCAATCAAGCTCCCTGATTCGATCACCCCCATTTCGTCGGCATAAAAAAACCGAAGTCCAGGACTTCGGTTTTCTCTGCATCGCAGCGGTTGGCGTCAGTGTCAGGCTGGGAACAGTTCGCTGAGCTTCATAGCCAGCATCATGTCGCCTTCGGCGCGCAGCTTGCCACCCATGAAGGCCTGCATACCGTCGGTTTCACCGCTGACGATGCCTTGCATGGTTTCGCTGTCCATGATCAGGGTGACGTTGGCGTCGCTGGAGTCGCCCTGCTGCAGATCGCAGGTGCCATCCTTGACGACCAGGTAATAGTTCTCGGCGTCGGTGATGTTGAACTGGAAGACCAGGTCCAGGCCTGCAGCAGCGCTGGGGTTGAACTTCGACTGCATGCCTTTGAAAGTCTCGGCGACGTTGCTCATGAGGGTTTCCTTTTTTGGTCGTTATGGGTACGCAGCGCGAGGCCGCGTGGGGCTGGGCTCATCTATGGGTGACGAGCTCCGGATTCTTGAGAAGTTGCAGGTGCGCATGACTATTGAAGGAGGCGAGCGCGACATCCCGATCACGAAACTTCAACAGACTGAGTGAAGTGTTGACGATCTGCCAGTTCATCTCGAATGCCTTGACCGGCGGTACACCGATGATCAGCTGTAACAACGCAGTAATGGTTCCGCCCGACGTGAAGATGGCAATGCGATCACGCTTGCCGGCTTGATCGAGTACGCGTTCCAGGCCGCTGCGAACGCGCTCTAGAAAATGCTGCCAGCTCTCGAGTTCTTCTTTTTCATGCTCGCCGGAAATCCAGCGATGCACGACATAAGTGAACAACCGCTGAAAGTCGGCGCGATGATCTGCCGCATTGCGCAGGATGTGCATCGCATTCGGCTCGACTTTGAGCAGGTCGGGAAGGTGGGCGCGGATAACCGCATCGGCATGGAATTCGTTGAAGGCGGCGTCGACTTCAAGCTCTGGCTGGCTACCCAATCGGGCCATCGTCGTGCGGGCAGTGTCCTGCTGACGATCGAGTTCGCCGCTCAGGCAGCGATCAAAAGTTACATCGAGCTGCGCCAGATAGTCGCCCAGCGCTTCGGACTGGCGATAACCGAGAGGAGAGAGCACGTCGTAGTTTTCTGCGCCGAATGACGCCTGACCATGTCTGATCAGGTAGATACTGCCCATGCTTGCTGCTCCGGCCGGCACTGTTTTTCGCGAGGGTAGGGACATCGTCCGGGAGTGTCAACGATAATTCGAACGTTTGTTTGAATCGCGCGCGCTAGCCCAGCCAAAGGCCCGCCGGTATGCTGGCGGCTTGCTGCCGAAGAGTCTATGTCGGCGACCGAACTCATCGAGGGGAATACGTGGAATTTTTTGTCGATTACGCCAGCTTCCTGGCCAAGACCGTCACGCTAGTGCTAGCAATCGTGGTCGTGCTGATCGCTCTCGCTTCGATGCGCCGGGGGCGCAACAAGCAGGGCGGTGGCCATCTCGAAGTCAACAAGCTCAACGAGTTCTACAAATCCATGCGCGAGCGGCTGGAGCTGGCTGTGCTTGAGAAGGACGCGTTCAAGGCGTTGCGCAAGCGGGAAGCCAAGGCGGCCAAGCAGAACAAGAAGCCTGAAACGCCTGCGCGGGTGTTTGTCCTCGATTTCGATGGCGATATTCGTGCATCGGCCGTTGAAAATCTGCGCCACGAAATCACAGCGCTGCTGACAATGGCGACGCCGCAGGACGAAGTGGTCTTGCGCCTGGAAAGCGGCGGCGGAATGGTGCATGGCTATGGTCTGGCCGCATCCCAACTGGTCCGTATCCGGGATGCCGGCGTGCCGCTGACGGTCTGCGTCGACAAGGTGGCCGCAAGCGGCGGTTATATGATGGCGTGCATTGGTAATCGCATTCTCACGGCGCCATTCGCAATCCTCGGTTCCATCGGAGTAGTTGCGCAGCTGCCCAATGTTCACCGGCTGCTGAAGAAGCACGACGTGGATTTCGAAGTGCTCACCGCCGGCGAACACAAGCGGACATTGACCGTTTTCGGCGAGAACACCGAGAAAGGCCGGGAGAAATTCCAGGAGGACCTGGAAACCACCCATGAGCTGTTCAAGAACTTCGTCGCCCGCTACCGACAGAATCTCGCCATAGATGAAGTCGCGACGGGTGAGGTGTGGCTCGGTATCGCCGCGCTGGGCAAGCAGCTGGCGGACGAGCTCAAGACCAGTGATCAGTACCTCGCCGAACGGGCCCAGGAAGCGGAACTGTTCCAGCTGCATTACATCCAGAAAAAGAGCCTGCCGGAACGCTTCGGCATGGCGGCCAGCACGGTCATGGAGCACGGCTTGCTGAAAGGCTGGAGCCGGCTGAACGAACAACGTTTTTGGCAATGACAAGGGGAACCTCGATGAGCAGTTTCAAGGCACTACAAGTCAGCGAGGCGGCCGAAGGCCGTTTCGAATCCAAAGTCGTCGAGCGCGGCGTCGACGAGCTGCCAGCCGGCGAGGTGCTCATCCGGGTACGTTATTCCTCGCTGAACTTCAAGGATGCGCTTTCGGCCAGCGGCAACCGCGGCGTCACCCGGTCCTATCCACACACACCGGGGATTGATGCGGCGGGTGTCGTGGCGTCTTCCAGCGTGAGTGAGTTCACCGAAGGCGACGAGGTGATCGTCACCGGCTACGACTTGGGCATGAACACTGCCGGTGGCTTCGGACAGTACATCCGCGTTCCGGCGGCCTGGGTAATCAAGCGGCCTCAGGGCCTGTCCCTGCGCGAAGCGATGATTCTCGGCACTGCCGGGCTCACGGCAGCGCTTTGTGTCGACAAGCTTGAACAGGCCGGGCTTGAGCCGGGCGACGCTTCCATTCTCGTGACCGGGGCAACGGGTGGCGTTGGTAGCATCGCGGTCGCGCTGCTGGCTAGCCTCGGCTACAAGGTGGCGGCAGTCACCGGTAAGGCCGATCAGGCTGACTTTCTGACCCGTCTGGGTGCTAGTCAGGTTGTCGAGCGGGCCGCGCTGCAGGCCGGTGTGGAAAAGGCCTTGCTCAAGGAACAGTGGGGCGGGGCGGTTGATACCGTCGGCGGCGATATCCTGTTCAATGTCGTCAAGTCCCTGCAGCGAGGCGCGAGCGTAGCCTGTTGCGGGCTTACTGCCGGTACGCAGTTCCAGGCCAGTGTGCTGCCCTTCATTCTGCGTGGGGTCAATCTGTTGGGCGTGGACTCGGTGGAGATTCCGTTGGTGGTCAAGGCGTCCATGTGGGACAAGCTCTCGTTGCAGTGGAAGCTGGCCAACCTCGAAGATCTGACTCACGAGATCGGTCTAGAGCAATTGCCAGAGGCCATCGAGCGCATTCTGGCCGGTGGCCAAGTGGGACGCATACTGGTGCGTGTCGATTGAATCAGTTGCGCCTGATGAACGGTTTATCAGCGTAATAGTGGCAATGAATTTCCTTTCGAAGCGGCGTTTGGCGGACTCTAGCGCCACTCCCGAACGCAACCAAGGAAATCCGCTCATGAAGAAGCTCGCCGAGAAAATCAAACAGATCGCTTCCGGAAAAAAGGCGACCGAGATTGCCGCACCAGTTGAGCATCCCAATTTCTGGATGTACCAATGACGCAATAAAAAGCCCGCCAATTGGCGGGCTTTTTATTTACAGCTATTGCGCCTTGCTTATGTCAGGGCTGGCGACGGCGGAACAGCGGGCGGTCATCGTCAGCCGCGGCCTGATAGGTCACCGAAAAATCTTTCAGACCTTCCAGGGCATCGATAGGGTCGCGATCGGCACGAATGGCGAACGCATCGAAGCCGCAGCGGCGCATATAGAAAAGTTGATCACGTAGCACATCGCCGATGGCGCGAATTTCGCCCTTATAACCGTAGCGCTCACGTAGTAGGCGGGCGCTGGAGTAATGGCGGCCGTCGGTGAAGCTCGGGAAATTCAGGGCGATGACCTGAAAATGCTCCAGGTCATCGGCGATATCTTCGATCTGCTCGTGCGCATCGAGCCATACGCCGAGGCCGCCATCGCGGGCTTTCAGGGCGTGTGCGTGATCTAACCAGAGGTGCAGAGGGACGATCAGATCGTCGCTGTTGCACAGATCGTCGAGCGTCTGCTCCTTGGGCAGCAGATGCCAGGTTTCGTCGACCAGCTGATCGTTCTTAATGATTCGCTGCATAGACGCGCTCCTTGAAGGGATCAATGCCGATGCGGCGGAAAGTGTCGAGGAACTGTTCATCTTCGGTACGCTGCTCCACGTAAACGTTGATGATTTTTTCGATCACGTCGGGCATCGAGTCCTGAGCAAAGGATGGGCCGAGGATCTGGCCGAGGCTTGCGTCACGCCCGGAACTGCCGCCCAAGGACACCTGGTAGAACTCAGCACCTTTCTTGTCCACACCCAGAATGCCGATATGGCCGACATGGTGGTGACCGCAGGCGTTCATGCAACCTGAGATGTTCAGGTCGATGTTGCCCAGGTCGAACAGGTAATCGAGGTTGTCGAAGCGACGTTGAATGGCCTCGGCGATCGGGATCGACTTGGCGTTGGCCAGCGAGCAGAAATCGCCGCCGGGGCAGCAGATGATATCGGTCAGTAGGCCGATGTTCGGCGTGGCTAGACCCAGCTCGCGCAGTTCGTGCCAGAGTTCGAACAGCTTGGCCTGTTCGACGTCGGCCAGAATCATGTTCTGCTCGTGGGAATTGCGCACCTCACCGAAGCTGTAGCGATCAGCGAGCTCAGCGATGGCATCGAGTTGCTTGTCGGTCGCATCGCCCGGAGCGACACCAGTGCTCTTCAGTGAAAGGGTCACCGCCGCGTAACCGGGCTTCTTGTGCGCAACCACGTTGCGCTGGCGCCAGCGGGCAAAACCTTGGTGCTCGGCGTCCAGTTGGGCGAGGGCTGCGCTCTGGTCTTCCAGCGATTTGTATTCTGGATCGACGAAGAACTTGCTGACGCGCTGAACTTCAGCTTCGGTAAGGGTCGTCGGGCCGTCTTTCAGGTGCGCCCATTCGGCATCGACGCGCTCGGCGAATACTTCCGGCGTGAGTGCCTTCACCAGGATCTTGATGCGCGCCTTGAACTTGTTGTCGCGGCGGCCATAGCGGTTGTAGACCCGCAGGATGGCGTCGAGATAGCTCAGCAGGTGCTGCCACGGCAGAAACTCATTGATGAAGCTGCCAACGATCGGGGTCCGGCCGAGGCCACCACCAACCGAAACGCGGAAGCCCAGTTCGCCGGCTTCGTTCTTGACTGCTTCCAGGCCGATATCGTGCACTTCGATGGCGGCGCGGTCGCTGACGGCGCCGTTGACGGCAATCTTGAACTTGCGCGGCAGGAAGGCGAATTCGGGGTGGAAGGTCGACCACTGACGAATGATCTCGCACCACGGACGCGGATCGATCAGCTCGTCTTTGGCTACGCCGGCGAACTGGTCGGTAGTGGTGTTGCGGATGCAGTTGCCGCTGGTCTGGATTGCGTGCATCTGCACGGTGGCCAGTTCGGCCAGGATGTCGGGCACATCTTCCAGCTCAGGCCAGTTGAACTGCACGTTGGTGCGAGTACTGATATGCGCATAGCCCTTGTCGTAGCGCCGCGCGATCTCGGCAAGCTTGCGCACCTGGGTGGAGGAGAGCAGGCCGTAGGGCACAGCTACGCGCAGCATCGGCGCGTAGCGCTGGATGTACAGGCCATTCTGCAGGCGCAGCGGGCGAAATTCTTCGTCAGCGAGTTCGCCGGCCAGGAAGCGGCGAGTCTGGTCGCGGAATTGCCGGACCCGGTCCTCGATGATGTGTTGGTCGTACTGATCGTAAACGTACATAAATGTCCTGTTTTCAGGCTGTCTGCAGCATTCGCGCGCACGGCCGCGCACCCATTTAGGGAGGGCGGCACGATACCAGCTGTCGGTTATGCGCAAAAGTGATGTTTGGGAATATGTTTAGAACTAAACCAAGCGAAACGGACTTATGGCTCACTGCCCTTGAGCAACTTCCTTCCGTGGTCTTAACTGGCTGAAACAGGCGGTTGACCTGTTTGAATTGCTAGAGGAAAGACTCGTGAGAAACGACCAGCGCGACAGTGTAGTGGACGCCGCGGCGATCTTCGCCTTGATCATGCTAGCCGTGGGCACGGCTATATTCTGGGTCAGCCACCAGTAGCGGCCAGCTCAACCGACAAAGTAGAGCACCAGTTTCACCAATCCCAGGATCACCAGCACGAACAGTGCGGTAAATCCCACGCCAAGCATGATGAAATGGCTGGGTTTACCCTGGCTGAAATCCCGGGTTCTGTTTTTGCCGCTTTGCACGCCCAGCGCGGCGGCTAATACGCTGCCCAGCATTTCTCGAAGCGTCAGGTTCTTCTCCTGCTTATCACTCATGGCTGCCTCGGATCACGGTTTTTCATGAGTCTAGCTGAGCTGTGCAGTCTCGCCGTCTACCGGTCAGCGCTCGCTTCAGAGGCTCTCTTTGAACCAGTCCCACAGCCCCAGAGAGAAATCCGGGAACAGATTGATGCCCAGGGCGGACTTGAGCAGATAGAGGATCACCAGACCAACCAGGCCCGAGAACAGCAGAAAAAAGGTCGCCAGCGCAGCCTTGGCTATCAGCGAGAGATTTTGCTGCGGACGGGTAAGGTTTCGCTTGTTACGGCCAGCAACGATCGCGAAGTAGTAACGATCGCGCCAGACTCGTACCGTGCCGCGCAGGTCGACTCGATGTTTGACCCATGACCGCGCGCCGAATACGCCACGCAATGCGTCGAGCTGCTCCGCGCTGAAGGATTCGCGCAAATGCTCGGGCAGTCGCTGCTTGAGGCCACGGATGAAGGGGTCGTGCTCCCCGGGCGCGTCTGAATAGGGCTTGGGGTAGGGCGTGCGTTCTTCGTCTGCTGCGGGTGACGTCATTGCGGGTCGCTCAGGTAAGGCGCGTCAGAGCGCGGCGAGTGTGATGTGCAGCTGGCTGAAGTCGGGGCGGCGCGCTGGCTGCTCGGACATGCACTGATTCTGCAGTTCGCTCAGGGTATGCCGGCGTGGGTCGTTATCGAAGCCCGGGCAGCGTTGCAGCAATTCCTCTAACAGGCAACCGAAGGCGCGGGATTCGACGCGCCGCAGGGCCTCTCCGATAGCGCTGTCTGGCTCGAAGAAAGATGCCGCGCCGAAATCGCTGAGCAAACATTCGCCGTTGGGCTCGACCAGCAGATTGTGCGCATAGAGGTCACCGTGGAGGATGCCTCGCTCATGCAGGTGCGCCACCGCCGATACGGTGCCTCGAGCAATGCGCAGCACCTGCTCCAAAGTGAAGGTTTTATCGTCGGCATAGCAATCACGCGTACAGCTGGCTAAGGACGGCGCACCGGCCAGCGGCTGAAAGATCGGCTCGACCAGATCCATCAGCAGGCCCGGCGTCTGCCCCGCGTGTTCGGCCAGCGGCCCGGCAACGTCGATCAGGTTTGGATGGGCTCCGGCAGCTACGCAAGCGGCCGTCTCGCTATGGGGGAGGCCATCGCTGGTGACGTGGCCCTTGAACAACTTGGCGGCCATCTGTCTCGGCAACCGCCCGGCAGGATGCCATTCGGCACGGTGAATGATGCCGGACGCACCCTGGCCCAGTTGCTCGTGCAGGATGACCTGTTCACGCGGGATTGCCGGTAGTGAATGGCGAGCGAGGCTCATCGTTTCGTTGGTGTCGCTAAAGGGGTTGCCGGCAGCGGCCAGCCAGCTAAGGCGCGGCAGCGTCAGCAACCAGTCGGGCAACGCTTGCAGGTGGTTCGCAGCGATGCGCAGCAGCTCGAGGTTGGTGCAATTCGCTAACGCGTCCGGCAGCGCAGCCAATTGGTTGCCGGCGAGCATCAGCTTTTGCAAGCGTCGGCACTTGCCAATCTCCTCGGGCAACGCCTGCAACTGATTGTCGGTGAGAATCAGCCAACGTAATGCCGGCGGAAGCGCCGCAGCAGGAAGATGGCGGATCTGGTTGGCCTTGAAGCCGATCATCTCCAGCTGCGCGCAGTCGCCGAGGCAGGCTGGCATCTCGGTAAAGAGATTGTCCGAGCAGAACAGGATGCGCAGCTTGCGCAGGCGAGAAAGGTCGGCTGGCAGCGCGTCAAGGCGATTATCCGAGAGGTTCAGCACCTCCAGCGTATCGGCAAGGCTGAAGATCGCTTCGGGAAAGGTCTGCAGATCGGCCGAGAGGTCGAGACGGCGGGTGCCGGCCAGCTCGCCACGTTCCAATTGTTCCAATGTATGCATGCGGCTTTGCGCTTTCCTTGCTGGGTAAGGCCGGTGTTGGCCATTGAGGGTATTGCGCTGGGACAGTGCTCGGCGAGGTGGGTTCAGGCGCCGCTATCAGCGCGCCGCTTGCGATCGAGCACCTGTTCAGCCCGTGCACGGAGCTGGCCACAGCCGCCGTCGATATCCTGGCCGGCCGAATTGCGTACCTTGGTCAATACGCCGCGGCTGTGCAGATAACGCACGATCTGCACGATGCGCTCGCCATCGGGGCGCTGAAATTCATCGTCTTCCAGGCTGTTGTAGGGGATCAGGTTCATCACCGCGTACTTGCCTTTGAGCAGGCGCAGGATGCCATCCATCTCGTCCTGGTTGTCGTTGATGCCCTTGAGCAGCGTCCACTGGTACTGGATTGGGAAACCCGTCGCGCGGGCATAGGCTTCGCCGAGTTCGATCAGTTCGTCCGGTGCGATCTGCGGCGCCCTTGGCAACAACGCCTGACGCAGCGTCGCATCGGTACTGTGCAGCGACAGGGCCAGCGCTGGTTTGACCTGCTGCTGCGGCAGGCGCTCGAACACGCGCATATCGCCGACGGTGGAGAACACCAGATTCTTGTGGCCGATGCCGCCGTCCGTGCCGAGCAGGTCGATGGCCTCGAGCACGTTGTCGAGGTTGTGGGCGGGCTCGCCCATGCCCATGAAGACCACTTTCTTGACTGGGCGGAAGCGCCGGGCGAGGGCGACCTGGGCGACGATCTCGGCGCTGCCCAACTGGCGCAGCAGGCCGCTCTTACCGGTCATGCAGAAGACGCAGCCCACCGCACAGCCGACCTGGCTGGATACACACAGGCCGTCGCGCGGCAGCAGCACGCTTTCCACCATCTGCCCATCGGCCAGCTCCACCAGCAGGCGCGCCGAACCGTCGGCCGCCGGATGCTCGGAGCGCAGCCGCGCCAGGCCGTCGAGCTTGGCGCTTAGCGCGGGCAAGCCTTCGCGCACGCTCAGCGGCAGGAAATCCTCAGCCTGTTGCTGGCGCCGGCCGACATCGAGCGGCAGGCCCTTGAGCCACGCACGGGTCATCCGCCCGATATGATGGGGCTTGGCGCCGATATCGGCGAGGCATTGCTGGAAGTCTAGGATTCGCATAGGGCGCGCATTCTATCCGGGGTCACGCGGTGAAGCGACGGCAGAACGGCACGATACCCAGCAGCAGAACTGCCAGCAGCGCAAACGCCATGCCCAGCGAGCTGAAATGCGCGACTACGCCCATCATGGCCGGACCGGCGAGTACACCGGCGAAACCGATGGTGGTCGCCACGGTGACGGCCAACTGCACCGGCATGCCATCCTGCCTGCTCAGGGATGAAATCAGTACCGGTGAGACGTTGGCACAGCCAAGTCCGCAA
This region includes:
- a CDS encoding TSUP family transporter, coding for MPFALELALDPSTLVILFAVAFTAGFIDAIAGGGGLLTIPALLTAGLPPHLVLGTNKLCATFGSATASYTFYRRRLFEPGLWRRALAGTAIGAALGAVLAQFMPASWLNQLLPLVVSACGIYLLFSHMPTRASSDVTPIGRQRQWPQSLSLGFYDGVAGPGTGAFWTVSSMLLYPLDLLRASGVARTMNFVSNAVALSVFVIGGHVAWVLGIGMGLALMAGAYFGARTAIRGGSRFIRPVFILVVLAMSLRLAWQHWFGTA
- a CDS encoding SDR family oxidoreductase gives rise to the protein MSKTTLFDLDGKIAFVSGASRGIGEAIAKLLAQQGAHVIVSSRKIEGCQAVADAIVAAGGKATPVACHIGEMEQIQAVFAQIREQFGRLDILVNNAATNPQFCHILDTDVSAFQKTVDVNIRGYFYMSVEAGKLMRENGGGSIINVASINGVTPGNFQGIYSITKGAVINMTKAFAKECAQFGIRCNALLPGLTDTKFASALVKNDSILQMALQHIPLSRVAQPSEMAGAVLYLASDASSYTTGVSLNVDGGYLA
- a CDS encoding phosphotransferase family protein; amino-acid sequence: MALTDQTTRVREGEDLPIEIIDRYLKAHIPGLDGELQISQFPGGASNLTYLLQYPGVDLVLRRPPFGHKAKSAHDMGREFRILNQLNEGFPYCPKAYVYCTDESVIGAEFYVMERVNGIILRSELPPELNFDEAQTRALCESFIDKFVDLHNVDYQACGLGDLGKPEGYVKRQIEGWSERYERAITPDAPAWDAVKAWLKDKMPADHPKPGIIHNDYRFDNVILNPDNPMEIIGVLDWEMTTIGDPLMDLGNTLAYWIEADDPQPMQAMRRQPSHLPGMHTRQGFVDYYAQRAGIEIPCIDFYYTYGLFRLAGIVQQIYYRFYHGQTQDQRFAQFIHMNKLLEQRALQVIGQSRL
- a CDS encoding SCP2 sterol-binding domain-containing protein, encoding MSNVAETFKGMQSKFNPSAAAGLDLVFQFNITDAENYYLVVKDGTCDLQQGDSSDANVTLIMDSETMQGIVSGETDGMQAFMGGKLRAEGDMMLAMKLSELFPA
- a CDS encoding histidine phosphatase family protein, which encodes MGSIYLIRHGQASFGAENYDVLSPLGYRQSEALGDYLAQLDVTFDRCLSGELDRQQDTARTTMARLGSQPELEVDAAFNEFHADAVIRAHLPDLLKVEPNAMHILRNAADHRADFQRLFTYVVHRWISGEHEKEELESWQHFLERVRSGLERVLDQAGKRDRIAIFTSGGTITALLQLIIGVPPVKAFEMNWQIVNTSLSLLKFRDRDVALASFNSHAHLQLLKNPELVTHR
- the sohB gene encoding protease SohB, giving the protein MEFFVDYASFLAKTVTLVLAIVVVLIALASMRRGRNKQGGGHLEVNKLNEFYKSMRERLELAVLEKDAFKALRKREAKAAKQNKKPETPARVFVLDFDGDIRASAVENLRHEITALLTMATPQDEVVLRLESGGGMVHGYGLAASQLVRIRDAGVPLTVCVDKVAASGGYMMACIGNRILTAPFAILGSIGVVAQLPNVHRLLKKHDVDFEVLTAGEHKRTLTVFGENTEKGREKFQEDLETTHELFKNFVARYRQNLAIDEVATGEVWLGIAALGKQLADELKTSDQYLAERAQEAELFQLHYIQKKSLPERFGMAASTVMEHGLLKGWSRLNEQRFWQ
- a CDS encoding YhdH/YhfP family quinone oxidoreductase; amino-acid sequence: MSSFKALQVSEAAEGRFESKVVERGVDELPAGEVLIRVRYSSLNFKDALSASGNRGVTRSYPHTPGIDAAGVVASSSVSEFTEGDEVIVTGYDLGMNTAGGFGQYIRVPAAWVIKRPQGLSLREAMILGTAGLTAALCVDKLEQAGLEPGDASILVTGATGGVGSIAVALLASLGYKVAAVTGKADQADFLTRLGASQVVERAALQAGVEKALLKEQWGGAVDTVGGDILFNVVKSLQRGASVACCGLTAGTQFQASVLPFILRGVNLLGVDSVEIPLVVKASMWDKLSLQWKLANLEDLTHEIGLEQLPEAIERILAGGQVGRILVRVD
- a CDS encoding DUF934 domain-containing protein, encoding MQRIIKNDQLVDETWHLLPKEQTLDDLCNSDDLIVPLHLWLDHAHALKARDGGLGVWLDAHEQIEDIADDLEHFQVIALNFPSFTDGRHYSSARLLRERYGYKGEIRAIGDVLRDQLFYMRRCGFDAFAIRADRDPIDALEGLKDFSVTYQAAADDDRPLFRRRQP
- a CDS encoding nitrite/sulfite reductase → MYVYDQYDQHIIEDRVRQFRDQTRRFLAGELADEEFRPLRLQNGLYIQRYAPMLRVAVPYGLLSSTQVRKLAEIARRYDKGYAHISTRTNVQFNWPELEDVPDILAELATVQMHAIQTSGNCIRNTTTDQFAGVAKDELIDPRPWCEIIRQWSTFHPEFAFLPRKFKIAVNGAVSDRAAIEVHDIGLEAVKNEAGELGFRVSVGGGLGRTPIVGSFINEFLPWQHLLSYLDAILRVYNRYGRRDNKFKARIKILVKALTPEVFAERVDAEWAHLKDGPTTLTEAEVQRVSKFFVDPEYKSLEDQSAALAQLDAEHQGFARWRQRNVVAHKKPGYAAVTLSLKSTGVAPGDATDKQLDAIAELADRYSFGEVRNSHEQNMILADVEQAKLFELWHELRELGLATPNIGLLTDIICCPGGDFCSLANAKSIPIAEAIQRRFDNLDYLFDLGNIDLNISGCMNACGHHHVGHIGILGVDKKGAEFYQVSLGGSSGRDASLGQILGPSFAQDSMPDVIEKIINVYVEQRTEDEQFLDTFRRIGIDPFKERVYAANH